The genomic DNA TGGTTTCTGAAATAAAAAGGAAAAAAGCCTTTACGATAGTTAAACGTAAAGGCTTCCCGAAATCACATGATCAACCCGTTTGGCCGTACTCTTCTTGTTGTCCACTAGAAAAAAGTAGCTCATGAATAGAAACCAATCGGATATCAAACTTATAATTTCTATTGCGTATCTCTACCATTCCGTTCTTGTAATCGTGCATAACTATGTACTCTTGATTTCTATGTACGACCCTCGTTCCTTCCAAAGAACTTCCCCTCCTAGTTGATAAAATGAGATTTCTTGTATCTATACCCTTTATACTAATTGTTAAACATTTTATAACATAAAATCTACTAAATAATTGATTTAATCCCAGATGACTGCAAAACTGTCGTGTTCACATTTTATTCATTAAGCTTTTAACACTTTGTGAACAACATCACAAACCTATGTTTTTCTATATATCAACGGTGTATATTATGAATATAGAAACACAAAAACATTTTTTCGAAAGAAGGAATCATTTATGTTTAATCAATTGAATGAATTTCATAATTATGAGCCCTACGGGCTCAAGGTTTTTTAGATACTAAAAAAGGAGTACCTCCCCAAATGTCGAAATGAGTAAGTGACCAAACCAACTCTAACGACTGGAGGAAGACTCCCTATGCCTATTATAAGACAAGGAAGCCTATTTAGCATTCAAGATTTATTCGATCTAGAACCTACCCAACGATATAATGCCATTTTCTCAACTATTGACATGGACACTGCTGTTTTTGCCGTCTCAAAAAAATCCTGGTTAGGTGCTCCAACAGAGTTGAATTACTCTGCGATGATCTATTCTTTGGTGGCTAGATTTATCGAGCGTATTCCTACAATCAAGGATCTTATTAAAAGACTTAAACATGATTTTATCTTTCGTCTTGAATGCGGATTTTTAGTTTCGGATCAGATTCCTTCTGAAGCTTCATATTCCCGTTTAATTGAGAAGCTATCAGAAACAAACGCCATTGAGAAAACTAAGGAATCCATTCTTCTTCATGCCATTGAAGAAGGTTTTGTTAATGATGAAAACATAGCGATTGATGCCACACATTTTGAAGCAAGGGATCATGCACCTGCCCAAGAAAAAAAACCAAAACCAGAACCGAAAAAGCGTGGCCGTAAAAAGAAAGAAGAAAAAGAACAATTTGATCAACAAAAACTCGAAGAACAGCTGAATATGACTCTTTACGAAAAGCCTATTTCCGCCCAACTTGATGTTTCCCTAGAAGAGCTCCGCTCAGAAATGCCTGTAGAACCCGCATGGGGGATTAAGAAAAACAGCGAAGGAAAAAACGAGTTCTGGTATGGATACAAAGCCCACCTTGCGGTTGGCTCGAAGAGTCAATATATTCTTCAATCCATTATGAGTTCTGGTAACTTGAATGATGGCAAGGCTGCGATACCTCTTTTAAAGGGTATTCAACAACTTCCGCTTTCTATTCAGTATGGCTCCATGGATGCAGGCTATGATTTTGTTCCAATCTATCAACAACTTTTTCGGATGGATGCTCACTCCATTATCGCTTATAACAAACGTGGTGAAGGTGAAATAGTTGGTTATGATCAACATTTCGCTCCTACTTGCGTCAGAGAGCACTCGTACCGCTATGATAGCTATGACAAGACATATAAATCTTTAAAATTTGTTCGGCCAAAAGAGTGTAAAGATTGTCCTTTAGCAAAAGACTCGTTATGTCAAAAAGTCTATAAAGTCAGAATCGAAACAGACCTCAGAAAATACACAGCACCAGCACGAGGTTCAGAAAAATGGAAAACCCTTTTCGCAGAAAGAACAGCTGTTGAACGGGTAAATGCGTATTTGAAAGAATTTTTCCAATTAGGTAATGTCCGTCATCGAAAGGGAAAAAAAGCAAAACTTCATTTTGATTTTGTCACACTTGTTTACAATGCTTCAAAATTAGCTGTAGACCGTATTAGAAAACAAATGGAAATCCAACAAAAACAAGTAGCTTAATTTTAAAAAAGTACAATTTCTCATTAGGGATTTTCTCGACTTTTTTAAAAGAAGGCAATTATGAAATTGATTCAATTATTAAGAGAAAACAAGATTGTAGCTAGTCTATTGACAGTTTTACGTGTATATCTCGGGTTTGCTTGGATGACAGCTGGCTGGGGGAAAATAACTGGTGGTGGCTTTGATGCTGCAGGATTTTTAAAAGGCGCTATCGCTAATCCGGTAGCAGGTCCAGATGGTGTTGTATACGGTTGGTATGTATCTTTCCTTGAAGGCGTCGCATTACCAAATATTGAATTATTCAACTTCTTAGTACCTTGGGGAGAATTCTTAGTTGGTTTAGGTTTAATCCTTGGATGCTTCACTACGGCAGCTGCCTTTTTCGGAGTCCTAATGAACTTCGCATTCGTACTTGCTGGAACTGTATCTCATAACCCAACAGATATTTTAATGGGCGTCATTTTGATTGTAGCTGGTTACAACGCAGGAAGATTTGGTTTAGATTATTATGTACTACCAATCATTCGCAAAGCATTCAACAAAAAGACGAATCCACTTCATCAAGAAGCATAATAAGAAAATCCCTTACACATTCGTAAGGGATTTTCTTATTTCCTCAATGAGCTGAAAACATTCGTTTTAAATTCATAAAACCACTCATGATAGCGGCATCTCTTCCCATTTTGTTCCGTTGATTCCTAATAGGTATCATTCGCTGCATAAATATTTCGTCACACATTCTATGTGACCCATAGCGACGAAGACAGGCGTCATGCTTCATACAAAGTGCGTCTAATTGATTGACGGGACGTCCTGGTCCACTACAACCAGGACCACAATAACGATAACCCGGGTAACAAGGCACCTCATCCCCTCCTTCATTTCATATTACTCACAGTTTATGTATCACCCCCTTCTTTTGTATGGAGAGTTGTCCAACAGAAAAAGGAGCCCTAAAATTTTTTTAGGACTCCTGCTAATTATTAGATCTTAAACTTTCTAACGAGCTCCTGAAGGTTTTCGGCCATTTCTGATAAGGATTTGGCTGACAAAGCGACTTCTTCAAGAGATGCTAGTTGTTCCTCCGTTGACGCGGCCACATTTTCTGAAGAGGATGCGTTTTCCTTAGCAATTTCAGATAGCTCATAAGATGTGTCAGTTACATTTTTAATTTCTGCTGTAATTTGTTCTGCTATTTGTGATACTTCCTCTATTCGAGGTGCCATGACTCTTACTCCATTTAAAATCTCGTCAAACTTCTCAATCGTTTTATTGGATACAAGTATTCCGTCTTGCACACTTTTTGTTGCAAGCTGCATGGCTTCTACGGATCTCTCTGTATCCTCTTGGATCGCTTGAATGAGTTTAGCTATTTGGCTAGCTGAGCTTTGAGATTGGTCAGCAAGTTTACGAACTTCATCAGCCACTACGGCAAACCCTTTTCCTTGCTCCCCAGCTCTTGCCGCTTCGATCGCAGCATTTAAAGCCAAAAGGTTCGTTTGATTAGAAATGTCACTAATCACACCGATAATCTCATTTACTTGCTTTGAACGGTCGTAAAGTGATTTAATAATCACATCTGAACTTTCTACTTGCCTATGAATCTCGTTCATTTGTGCTACCGTATGTTGAACCGACTCTCCGCCTTCTTCAGCGTGTTTTACTGCTTGTTGTGTAAGGGAATTTACTTGAACGAAATTGTTCGTCATGGTTTCCATGCCATGAGTAATTTCATTCATCGTACTTACTGTTTTATCAATTCCAATGGTTTGACTTTCAGCACCACTTGCAACCTGTTGGATCGAGTTTGCCACCTGTTTGGTAGCGATCGTTGTTTCATCAGATGATGCTGTTAATTCTTCAGCGGCAGCCGCTACTTGCTCTGTATTCATATCCACCTGTGTAATGATTTCTTTTAGATTGTCAGTCATATTTTTAAACGATGCAGCCAACTCTGCAATCTCATCCTTGCCTTTAACTTCAATCTCGTGTGTTAGGTCCCCTTCGCTAATGGCTAATGTGCTTCCAACTAGACGACGAATAGGTTGTACAATGGAACGGATGATGAAAAAGGTTACGACCGCACCGATTATTAGCGAGATCATTACGGTGATTAATGTCTTGTTAAAAATTGGAGAGGCACTATCACTAATTTCACTGGTATACATCGTGCCACCGATTTTCCAACCTGTAAGTTCATTTGTTGTAAAACTCATTTTTTTATCTTGAGAATCTAATTGATAGTCAAATTCTCCCTTGTTATCCTTGTACATAAGCTGATAATGATCTTCTTCTGCTAAGGTTCCAGCTTCTACCGTTGGGTGGTAAATCATATTCTTTTCTCTACCTAAAAGAATCACATAGCCTTCATTTCCAATTTTGATTTTACTGGCCGACTGTGTAATATTGCCTATCATTAAGTTAATTCCGATCACGCCACTGCCGTCATCCGTTGTTCTTGCTACAGTAATGACGATTCCACCTGAAGAAGCTTCATACGGATCTGTGATGATGACTTGTCCTTTATTCGCCATCGCTTCTTGATACCACGGACGTTGTCTAGGGTCATAATCTGCCGCAAGTTCTTTTCTTGGATTTTGAATCATCAATCCGTCTGTTGTTCCTAAATAGATACTAACGGTTTCAGGATGAAGATTCGTATATTGTTCTAATTTAACACGTAATTCTGGGCTATCCTCACCCTTAACTAAGTCAGATGTGACCGTTTTGGCAAACGTTTCTGCATCATGTACTTTAAGGCTGACCGTACTTGTAATAAATGAGTCTAGTAACATAATACTCTCTAAGGAAGTAGACATCATTTGTTTTTCAATTTCCTGCTTGGCACTAGAATATGCAAGCGTACCAATAATGATTGATGGTAATAAAAGAATACCTAACGAAAACAATATTAGTTTCGTTCTAATTTTGAGTGAGACAAATTTTTTCAACAAGTTAAACCCTCCAAGATGATCAATTTTAATAATGTCACTATGTATATCGGTTTAACTTCTACAATGATTAGTTTAATTTTTATCAAAATTGTGAACGGGAGGTTATGAAATGACACAACCAAATAAACCACTATATAACTATCCTTTAATGACCAGCATCTTATTCTGGTGTGGGTTAGTCGTATTATCTTGCATGTACGTGACCATCCCTTTAGCCACGGTATTGTCTGATATTTTTCACAAAAACATAACCCAGGTGGCTTGGCTCGCTAGTTCTTATTCGATTTGTTATGCCGTAGGATGTTTACTTTATGGTCCATTTTCTGATCGTTATGGTCGAAAAGTGTTTTTAGTGACCAGTATTAGTCTTTTAACCTTCATCACCTTTGCCATAGGTTTTATAGACAATTTTTACATACTACTCATATTAAGAGGGTTACAAGGACTGATTTCTGCTGCTTTTGCTCCTATCTCTTTGGTGTATGCAGGTGAAATGTTTCCACCCGAAAAAAGGTTAACAGCTGTTGGATTTGTCAGTTCGGGTCTTTTAATGGCTGGAGTGGTGGGGCAAGTGTATAGTGGATTAGTGAATGAACTTTGGGGCTGGCAGGCTATATTTTTCTTGCTGGGAACTCTTTATTTCCTTACTCTTATTCTAATTATTTTCTTTTTGCCAAAGGATGAAATGACCAGACCTCATGTCCATATGCTTGAAGCTTTCAAAAAGATGACCTTATTAGGAAAACAAACACAGCTTCTACTGGCCTTTTGTATTACTTTCTCCCTATTGTTATCATTAGTAGGTATGTATACCATTCTGGGAAGCTATCTGTCCAATCAGTTCGGTTTAACGGAAAATGAAATCTTATTCGTTCGTTCTGCTGGAATCATAGGAATGCTATTATCACTATTTGCCGGGAGACTCGCACAAAAATTAGGAACCACTCTGACCCTAAAAACAGGATTAGCTCTTGCTGCTGCCGGATTATTTGGAATAGGTGTAAGCCCATCCCTCCCGTTCATTATTTTTGCAAGTATCATTTTTGTTTTAGGAATTGCCACAGCCAATCCAATTGTAATCAGCATTGTTAGCCAACTAGCCGGCCATGCTAGAGGCAGTGCGGTTTCATTCAATGCCTTTATATTATTTGTTGGCGCTAGTACTGGACCTCTATTGGCATTGAACTTAATTGAAATGGGAGTTTACGTGTTGTCCTTTAGCGTGTTAGGCTGTATTTTACTGGTTGGCTTTTTTCTTTCCTTCTTTATAAAAATGACCCATTCAGTGCAGGTTACTGCTACGACAAGTAATTAATTTTTGTTATATTAGAGTCAACAACCACTATTAGACAAAAGGAATGAGAACATGTTTTCAAAAAGAATTACCCATCAAGAAGACTTACAAAAAGCTTTTTCCATTAGAGAGAAGGTTTTTGTTGATGAACAAGATGTGCCACTTGAGGAAGAATTTGATCAGTTTGATACATTAGGTGCAGATTGCGAACATATTTTAGTATATTATCAGGAAGAAGCCGTAGGTACAGGACGCGTAAGATTTGTCTACCACTTTGGCAAACTAGAAAGAATATGTATATTAGAAGAGTACCGAAAATATGGACTTGGAAAAATGATCATTTCAACACTGGAAGAAATTGCTCTTGAAAAAGGCATGACACATGCAAAATTGCACGGTCAAACCCAAGCAGAAGGCTTTTATAAAAAGCTGGGCTATCACACCGCCTCAGATGTTTTTATGGACGCAAACATTCCTCATGTTTTAATGAAAAAAGATTTAACGAAATAATTACTTTCAATAAGAAAAAAAGCGTATTGCTACGTTCTAAAGCAATACGCCTTTTTATTGACGTGGGGCAAAAAGGATAATGGCAGCCCCTAATACACAGATTGCAGCTCCTACCCAATCATAGAAATCAGGTGTTTTCTTATCCACTCCCCATCCCCATAGGACAGAAAGCACAACGAACACTCCACCATAGGCAGCGTATACTCTACCAAAGGAAGGAAAAGATTGAAATGCTGCAATCACACCATATAGAGCTAATGCGATTCCACCAGCTATTCCCCAATACACCGGTTTGCCCTCTCGTAGCCAAAGCCAGATTAAGTAGCCACCACCTATTTCAGCTATTCCTGCACATAAAAACAATATGAATGCACTGATAATTGAAACCACTTCCTGTTTTTTCTAATGAATTTTCATTACATAATATTACCACAGTCAGAAATCACTTCAACGGAACATAACCTGTTCGCTCAACAATTTCCTGCCCCTGCTCTGATTGTATCCATTGGAGAAATTCATCAAGATGAGGGTTTTGACTGTTCCCTGTAATAGCGAAGAAATTGGCGACAATTGGATACGTCTCGCTCTGGATATTTTCTTTTGTAGGAAGTACCCCATTTACGGAAATATTCTTTATTTTTCCATTCTGCACCATCTCCTCTGAAAAATGTCTGAACGAGTAACCGATAGCATTTCGACGGTTTTGATAATTACTCGTTTCCCGAATGATGCCTCCCATTCCGGAAACGATATCCTTTGATGGCGGATCCATAATGGGGATATCTCCCATAAAATTGATTAGTGCTGATTGACTGCCACTTCCTTCTGGTCGTTGGAAGGCACGGATTTCTTCGTCCTTTCCTCCTACTTCCTTCCAGTTGGTAATTTCTCCTGAATAGATCCCTTGAATTTGCTCAACCGTTAGCTCCTCCACTGGATTGTTTTTGTGAACAAAAAACACAAAGGCTTCTCTTCCAATCGGGGTTAAAGTTAGTTCCACTCCTTGGAGTCTAGCATTCTTCATTTGTTCCTCAGACGGGTGTGCCATAAAAACCATATCAACCTCACCTTTTACTAAACGCTTAAACGCAAAACTCGTTTGAGTCGAAACCACTTCACTTTCATCTAATGAATATTCTTTTTCCGGGTAAACAGCTTGAACAAATCCTGCATATACCGGATAAAGAGCCGTGGCTCCATCTAGAGTTGGAGGATTTTCTTCAATGTTAAACGTAGAAGCCTCATCTAACGTTACCACCTTTGAGTTTTCAACAAACGGGAGATATTGAGATAAATCCACATCTTGCGTACTTACCACTTCCAGACTTTTTAAATAAGATTGATAAGCTTCAAAGCCACCCACCACACATACAGCCAGAGCCAGAAATCCGATTGAGAGTCGTTTTACTACCTTTTTCTTCAATTGGTCATAAATACCTAAGATTGAAATAATCATTAAACCAAGTGCCACAATAGGGGTAAAAATAGGATAAAACTCGGACGATCTTGAGATTGTTAGAATGATAGTTCCATAGAATCCAATAAACCCAAAAACGAAAACAACTACAATCGCTCCAAATAACCTCATAATTCCCTCCTGTTAAACAAATAGTGTATTTTTACACTAATTATAACTATATTTCCAATTGAAGGAAAGAGAATTTGGAAAATTTTATAAACAAATTAAATACCTTCCATCTAAAAGCTTTTGAAAGGTATTTTACTCCACTATTTTCTTTCTTAAAAGAACTTCAATCTCCTCTGCCGGAAGTGGCTTACTAAAGAAATACCCTTGCGCTAAATAGCAGTTATTTTCTTTTAAGAAGGAAAGTTGCTGTTCGTCTTCTACTCCTTCAGCAATGACCTGAAAACGTAACCGATTACCCAATTCAATGATTGTTTTTACAATCTCTTCTCCATCCTTATGCTGATTGATTTCATCAATGAAAGATTTATCAATTTTTAACTTATGAATGGGAAAATGTCTTAAGTAGTTAAGAGAAGAATACCCCGTACCAAAGTCATCAATAGCAAATCTTACCCCGAGTTCTTTAATTTCTTTCATAATGCTCAGTGCTTGATTCACATTGCTAGTTACACTTTCGGTAATTTCTAGTTCAAGATATCTCGGAGGTAGGTCCGACTCCTCTAGTATCTGATTGACGGATGAAACAAAGTTTTTCTCTCGAAATTGTAAGGGAGACACATTAACTGATACACTCTCAATCGGTAAACCGAAATCAATCCATTGCTTACACTGAGTACAAGCCGTTTTTAATACCCACTTTCCAATCGAGAAAATGAGGCCTGTCTCTTCGGCAAGTGGGATAAATTCTGCTGGAGAGATAAAACCATATTTAGGGTGTTGCCAACGGACCAATGCTTCTAATCCAATGATTTGATTGGATACAAGGTTTACCTGAGGTTGATAATGAAGGCTCAACTCGTTATTGTTAATAGCATTCCGTAGCCCAGTTTCTAATTCCATTCGCCTTTGATTACTAAGATTTAGAGAAGAAGTGTAATATTGGTAATTATTCTTTCCATTTTCCTTTGCATTGTACATGGCAATATCTGAATTTTGGATAATCGCTTCTACATTATCTCCATCTTTTGGGTAGACACTTATTCCTATACTTGTTGAAATGAACATTTGTCGGTCATTGATTACAAATGGGGAAGCTAACGTAAAAATGATTTTTTCCGCTATCTCAGACACTCTAGACCGTTTACCAGTTTTTAGGACAATAATAAACTCGTCCCCTCCATAACGAAAGATACTTCCTTCCTCACCTATAGAGTTCTTTAGTCTCGTAGCTACCTTCTGTAATAATAAATCCCCAAAACTATGTCCATACGTATCATTGATCATCTTAAACCGATCTAAATCCAAAAACATGACAGCAAAGGATTGTCCTATCTTTTCGCTTCTTGTTACTGTTTCGTTTAAATGCTCATACAAAAGATTGCGATTTGCCATGCCGGTTAATGAATCGTAATATGCTAATAACTGAACTTGTTCTTCTGCTTTTTTCCGTTTTGAAATATCTCTGACTATGACTTGAGTAGCTTCTTCTCCCTCATAGGTCGTTAAAAACGCCATCATATCCGTATAAATGACTGTACCATCTAACCTTAGGATACGATATTCACTAATTTCAGATATCCCCTTTTTGACTTGCTTCATCTTTTCAATAGCCTGGTTTAGGTCCTCTGGATAGATAAAATCTAGCACATCTCTTCCCATGACTTCCTTAGAATGATGAGCCCCTATTAACCTTACGCCAGCTTGGTTCACGTAAATGATTTTTCTATTTTTATGTATCAAAGTTGTTTCAGGTGAATATTCGACTAGCTTCCGATATCTCTCTTCACTTTCTAATAGATCTCTTTCGGCTCTGTCACGTTCCGTAATATCTTGAACAATAACGACATACCGGCCTGAATCCTTTTCGTCAGCGATGGACACCCCTTTACCTTCGAGAAGAATGGTTCTCCCACTTTTATTCTTTATTCTAAATTTTATTGGTACATTTTGATCTTTTAGTATATAGCTGTACCTTAATTTTGTTATCTCTTCTTGGCTGAATATTTCTTTTACCGTTTTTCCAATGTAATCCTGTGGGTGATAGCCAACAATCGATAGAAGCGATGGAGAAATGTACTCCATTTTTCCATGCTGATCAATCACCAAAATTAAATCAGAAGCATTTTCTACAATTAGTCTGTAATAACGCTCATCTTTAATAATATCTTTGATCATTTTTTTTAATAAATTATAGAAGACAAACCCACTTAATATGATAAAAAACATGCCTTTTGACGTATTCATCCATTCAGGAAAATTATTTAGGTTTCTTGTGAAAATATAATCGGATAATAAAACCCACAAGCAGCTAATGGTGATATAAAAAATGACAAAGTGTAATGCTGCTTTCTTTGCTACGCCCCAATCCTTCCACATGCGAACACCATTTCCCTTCACAAATCCGAAACGTATTTTTCCTATTATTTGTATTAACTCATTAATAATGCAAAAAACTGGATAAACCTTATACAGGTCCATCCAGCTTCCATCTACTTCATTAAAGATTTGGCAAGGTCAGTCAAGAGCTTAGCAGCTCTTCTGTAAATGCTTTGCCACTTTTTAATAACAACCATTTTGATATTCCATTAAAGAAACCTGCAGATGGAGTGTATCCTTCGAACGAACTACTTGACTGCATTTACCTACTATCGATTGTCAATACTATAAGTGGAGGTGAAAATATTGAGTAAAAAGGCTGGCATAAAAATTCATTTGCTCCTGCTACTAATTGTAGTTGCTGTTTTTATTTGGTCGGCTATTAAACCTGTTGGTTATCGAATATGGACATTGGAGGTACTCCCTGCGGTTATTGGACTGCTTGTTGTGATTGCTATTTATAAAAAATTTCAACTCACAACCCTTTCCTACTTCATCATTGCTATTCTGTCCATTTTCACTTTTATCGGAGGGCACTATACCTACTCTGAAGTCCCCCTTTTTAATTGGATTAAAGATGATTTTCATTTCGAAAGAAATCACTATGATCGGTTCGGTCATTTCTTAAAAGGACTTTTGATCATCGTTATAAGAGAAATCTTAATCCGAAAATCATCACTATCAAAAGGAAAATGGTTAGCTTCCCTTTCCTTAAGTGTAGCCCTTGCTATTTCGGCTTTATATGAGATCATTGAATGGCTTGTGTCGATCATTACACATGGCGGAAAAGCATCGAAGGATTTTTTAGGCACTCAAGGTGATATATGGGATTCACAGTGGGATATGTCGCTTACCCTTGCAGGCTCAATCATTGCTTTGATTCTTCTTACTAGCGTACATAATAAATACTTGAGGAAAAAGTCCGATGGATAAACTATTTCAAGTAAGGAGGATATTATGAGGAATAAATTAGAAATGAATATTTTGAAAGCTTTATTTATTATCAGTCTTGGGTTGTTCATTAACTTATTAAGGAAACCACCTATTAAAGATTGGTTGCTAGTATTTTTTCTGAAAAGTTACTTCGCTACCTTTATTGATAACTTACTTGTAAGAAAAGGGTTCTTAAAATATCCTGTGAATCTAATCAGCGGCTTTGATATCAGTGTATTATTTAGTTATTTACTGTTCCCGATCTCATGTGTGTATTTTAACCAAATCACTAAAACCTCTAGCGTATTTGACATAGTAAAAAAATGTCTTTATTTTAGTGTTCCCTCTGCCATAGCTGAACACTTTCTTGAAAGGAAGACAAAATTGATAAGCTATAAAAAATCGTGGAACTCCTATTATAGTTTTCTGTCGATCGCCTTTAGTTTTCTTATTGTACGAGCGCTTATGGGTATGATTAGAAGTTTATCTAAGACTCAATAAAGACTTTTATGAAATAAACTTCTTCAGTATAAAAGCCAATCTTCCCTTAAAGAAGATTGACTTTTATTTCATTTTATCAATGAACTATGAATAATCCCATCATCAGGTATCCAACATTTGTGATAGCTGAAAACAACCATTTCCATTTGAGATATTCGATTATTTTATACTGTAGTAAAAGTACTTCCATAGCATGTAAACAGATGAAGCATATAAAGAAATAAATTGCCCTAATTCGCAATCCTTTGGTTGTATAAAAACCATTCACGAAAATGAGTACGAGTAGAGGAATGATAGCATCTCGATAAAGTAAATACGCGGGAAATATATATGGATGGTTGAATGATTTTGTTTGTATGTTCCCTCCAATTCTTCCATCTATTCATAGATGAAGTATGCAGGCAAACAAAAAAGCATGGACCTCTATCCCAATGGTTTTAGACCTTTTTTTGAAACTCATAGGGTAACACCAATATAAATAGCTGTCCCCCACATGACAATTGCTGAGATTTTATTTAAGATCAATAAGAAGCGACCAGATTGATCAAGCCTACCCGACATTCTTCCGACAATTCCTAAGCCAAGGAACCACAGCCATGAGACCAGTATGCAAGTAATAGCAAATGCTAGTTTCTCAAAACCTAAATAGGCTAAGGAGCTAGTTCCAATCACTCCAATTGTATCTAAAATGGCATGAGGGTTGAGCAACGATACCGACATAGCAAAAATAACTTGTTTTTTCGGTGAAAAAGATATTCCACTCTCCCCTTCATTCATAGCTGGTTTACTATTCCAAGTAACAAATCCCATATAAATGAGAAAGAGGATGCCTGCAAAAAGCAAAAGCATTCTTAACCAATCATAGTCAAGAACCACCACCGAGACTCCTAAGACGGCTAGGGAAATAAGTAATGTGTCACAAATAGCCGCAGTAATAATCACCGGTAATGCCCCTAAAAATCGAGCTTGTGTCGCGCCTTGGTTAAATACAAAAACATTTTGAACTCCTAAAGGCAAGATTAATCCAAATGCTAAAATAAACCCATGAATAATTGCTTCAAACATGAAAACTCCTCCTGATGCTA from Robertmurraya sp. FSL R5-0851 includes the following:
- a CDS encoding DUF2238 domain-containing protein; protein product: MSKKAGIKIHLLLLLIVVAVFIWSAIKPVGYRIWTLEVLPAVIGLLVVIAIYKKFQLTTLSYFIIAILSIFTFIGGHYTYSEVPLFNWIKDDFHFERNHYDRFGHFLKGLLIIVIREILIRKSSLSKGKWLASLSLSVALAISALYEIIEWLVSIITHGGKASKDFLGTQGDIWDSQWDMSLTLAGSIIALILLTSVHNKYLRKKSDG
- a CDS encoding LysE family transporter, with product MFEAIIHGFILAFGLILPLGVQNVFVFNQGATQARFLGALPVIITAAICDTLLISLAVLGVSVVVLDYDWLRMLLLFAGILFLIYMGFVTWNSKPAMNEGESGISFSPKKQVIFAMSVSLLNPHAILDTIGVIGTSSLAYLGFEKLAFAITCILVSWLWFLGLGIVGRMSGRLDQSGRFLLILNKISAIVMWGTAIYIGVTL
- a CDS encoding CBO0543 family protein, whose translation is MDGRIGGNIQTKSFNHPYIFPAYLLYRDAIIPLLVLIFVNGFYTTKGLRIRAIYFFICFICLHAMEVLLLQYKIIEYLKWKWLFSAITNVGYLMMGLFIVH
- a CDS encoding CBO0543 family protein, producing the protein MNILKALFIISLGLFINLLRKPPIKDWLLVFFLKSYFATFIDNLLVRKGFLKYPVNLISGFDISVLFSYLLFPISCVYFNQITKTSSVFDIVKKCLYFSVPSAIAEHFLERKTKLISYKKSWNSYYSFLSIAFSFLIVRALMGMIRSLSKTQ
- a CDS encoding EAL domain-containing protein is translated as MDLYKVYPVFCIINELIQIIGKIRFGFVKGNGVRMWKDWGVAKKAALHFVIFYITISCLWVLLSDYIFTRNLNNFPEWMNTSKGMFFIILSGFVFYNLLKKMIKDIIKDERYYRLIVENASDLILVIDQHGKMEYISPSLLSIVGYHPQDYIGKTVKEIFSQEEITKLRYSYILKDQNVPIKFRIKNKSGRTILLEGKGVSIADEKDSGRYVVIVQDITERDRAERDLLESEERYRKLVEYSPETTLIHKNRKIIYVNQAGVRLIGAHHSKEVMGRDVLDFIYPEDLNQAIEKMKQVKKGISEISEYRILRLDGTVIYTDMMAFLTTYEGEEATQVIVRDISKRKKAEEQVQLLAYYDSLTGMANRNLLYEHLNETVTRSEKIGQSFAVMFLDLDRFKMINDTYGHSFGDLLLQKVATRLKNSIGEEGSIFRYGGDEFIIVLKTGKRSRVSEIAEKIIFTLASPFVINDRQMFISTSIGISVYPKDGDNVEAIIQNSDIAMYNAKENGKNNYQYYTSSLNLSNQRRMELETGLRNAINNNELSLHYQPQVNLVSNQIIGLEALVRWQHPKYGFISPAEFIPLAEETGLIFSIGKWVLKTACTQCKQWIDFGLPIESVSVNVSPLQFREKNFVSSVNQILEESDLPPRYLELEITESVTSNVNQALSIMKEIKELGVRFAIDDFGTGYSSLNYLRHFPIHKLKIDKSFIDEINQHKDGEEIVKTIIELGNRLRFQVIAEGVEDEQQLSFLKENNCYLAQGYFFSKPLPAEEIEVLLRKKIVE